TGTCACTTCATTGGCCCCAGCCCACGTGTTTTTGTTCAAGCTCTGTCTCAATGGATTTGCTGCTTCACTACATGTATATTCATCACATGCTGGTTTCAGCTGCACAATGTACGCTTGTTCAACGAGAGCTCAAGTCAAAGATGCCAAGCTAAAGCCACAAATGGAGTTTTGCTCGCAGATAAATACCTGCTGTTCAATGCAGTTGCCACAGTGCTCTGTTGTCTTCAGTATCCAGTAATACAACTTTTTCTGTTTCAGCAATATGTTGACACAATCGGAGACAAAGGAGCTCTTCAGAAGAgcagatgctgtttgttttgatgtGGATAGCACTGTTATCAAAGAAGAAGGCATTGATGAACTGGCCAAATTCTGTGGAGTCGGGGACGCAGTCACAGAGATGTAAGTTAACACACAGCACCAAGTTTCATTGTAATTCTGACATATTTAACAGggaaatgtctaaaaaaaatttCAGGACTCGCAAGGCAATGGGTGGATCAATGACGTTTAAAACCGCCTTGAAAGAGCGCCTTTCCATCATTAGATGTTCAAGGGAACAAGTTAATAAGTTGATAACAGACCACCCTCCTCAGCTGACTCCAGGTATCAGGTAAATCCAATCACTACAGACAAAAAGCTCCTGTGCCATTCATTATGATTACATCTATGAGAAAACTAAAGACACCGTGACCTGAACTAATGTTTAACTTTGTCATTTTTGCAGGGAACTAGTGGAGCGCTTACATCAGCGAAACATTAAAGTCTTTCTTATATCAGGAGGCTTCCGTTGCATTGTTGAGCATGTTGCTACTCAACTCAATATTCCTTTGCACCATGTTTATGCAAACCGACTCAAGTTCTACTTTAATGGTATGACTAGTGGTAAGTGTTTTCTCATGCCTTAAACTTCCATATAGTGAAAGCAATCATGTTACTTCAGGTGAATATGCTGGATTCGATGAAAGTCAGCCAACAGCTGAAAGTGGTGGAAAGGGAAAAGTCATCAGCATGCTGAAAGAGCAGCATGGCTTCAAGACTGTTGTTATGATTGGAGACGGAGCTACGGACCTTGAGGCGTGCCCTCCCGCTGTAAGTATTTGAGATAATTGCTGATTTTGAGGTACCATATCATTTTGCTAgacctaataaataaatatttctttCTCCTAGAATGCCTTTGTA
This Periophthalmus magnuspinnatus isolate fPerMag1 chromosome 13, fPerMag1.2.pri, whole genome shotgun sequence DNA region includes the following protein-coding sequences:
- the psph gene encoding phosphoserine phosphatase, which encodes MLTQSETKELFRRADAVCFDVDSTVIKEEGIDELAKFCGVGDAVTEMTRKAMGGSMTFKTALKERLSIIRCSREQVNKLITDHPPQLTPGIRELVERLHQRNIKVFLISGGFRCIVEHVATQLNIPLHHVYANRLKFYFNGEYAGFDESQPTAESGGKGKVISMLKEQHGFKTVVMIGDGATDLEACPPANAFVGFGGNVVRQQVKEKSSWYITSFEELLKELDKI